One genomic segment of Francisella persica ATCC VR-331 includes these proteins:
- a CDS encoding NAD(P)-binding protein: MSKVTIIGAGASGIFSTKLLDKGFDVNIFEKTNIIACVWNYTEKGALYKSLRTNLPKK, from the coding sequence ATGTCAAAAGTAACTATTATCGGTGCTGGAGCAAGCGGTATTTTTAGTACAAAACTCCTTGATAAAGGTTTTGATGTGAATATTTTTGAGAAGACTAATATCATCGCATGTGTATGGAATTATACTGAGAAAGGAGCTTTGTATAAAAGCTTAAGAACTAATTTACCTAAAAAATAA
- a CDS encoding DUF2797 domain-containing protein: MNKTINLHKMKTSLDAANNTVYELEDICLNDYIGQHLKLEFLDEINCVVCRAKTKKSYSQGYCFMCMRRLPECDICIIKPELCHFAEGTCRDSSWGEQNCMKIHMVYLANTGDIKIGITKLKNIPSRWIDQGASQALPIFAVESRLISGLVEVAIKEHISDKTNWRKMLQGEPNNDIDFVSLRYQLIEKSRQKITEIKAKYGQNSVEPIEGKVQNINYPILKYPTKLKSFNLDKDRIIDAKLIGIKGQYLIFDSGVINIRKFSGYKCNLSA; the protein is encoded by the coding sequence ATGAATAAAACTATAAATTTACATAAAATGAAAACTTCTCTAGATGCGGCAAATAATACTGTATATGAGTTGGAGGATATTTGTCTAAATGATTACATTGGTCAGCATCTGAAACTTGAGTTTCTTGATGAAATTAATTGTGTCGTCTGTAGAGCTAAAACTAAAAAAAGCTACTCACAAGGCTATTGTTTTATGTGTATGCGAAGATTACCAGAGTGTGATATCTGTATTATTAAGCCAGAATTATGTCACTTTGCTGAAGGAACATGTAGAGACTCAAGCTGGGGTGAGCAAAATTGTATGAAAATTCATATGGTATATTTAGCAAATACTGGTGATATTAAGATTGGTATTACTAAGCTTAAAAATATCCCATCTCGTTGGATAGATCAAGGAGCTAGCCAAGCTCTACCAATATTTGCTGTCGAAAGTAGATTGATATCTGGCCTAGTTGAGGTTGCTATCAAAGAACACATATCAGATAAAACAAATTGGCGTAAAATGCTACAAGGTGAGCCTAATAATGATATTGATTTTGTGAGTTTAAGATATCAACTTATTGAAAAGTCTAGGCAGAAAATAACAGAGATAAAAGCTAAATATGGTCAAAATAGTGTTGAGCCAATAGAAGGTAAGGTACAAAATATAAATTATCCAATCCTTAAATATCCAACTAAACTAAAATCTTTCAATCTAGATAAAGATCGTATAATTGATGCAAAACTTATTGGTATAAAAGGGCAATATCTGATTTTTGATAGTGGTGTTATAAATATTCGTAAATTTAGTGGCTATAAGTGTAATTTATCAGCATAG
- a CDS encoding LysR substrate-binding domain-containing protein — protein sequence MIQINRAIGAFSTLYPYLMPKIVPKFKKDYHNFEISAVENDTDKLIYMLYKDQLGFAFLAESIEDSNLNIERVF from the coding sequence ATTATCCAAATAAACAGAGCTATAGGAGCTTTTTCAACTTTATATCCCTATCTTATGCCTAAAATTGTTCCTAAATTTAAGAAAGATTATCATAATTTTGAAATTTCTGCAGTAGAAAATGACACTGATAAGTTAATCTATATGCTTTATAAGGATCAGCTAGGTTTTGCCTTTTTAGCTGAGTCTATAGAAGATAGTAATCTTAATATTGAAAGAGTTTTTTAA